TCTTAGTGTAAATGATGCCAGGATTGAGGGGAATTGCTGCCATGCCAGCAGGTAGTTCTTGCGCAAGCGTACGCGTGAGTCCTTCGATTGCCCACTTAGAGGCGCAGTAAGGAGCAACTTCCGGCGAGGTCGATCTCCCCCAACCCGAACTGAAGTTGACAATAATCCCTTGCTGGCGTTGAATCATCGCTGGCACGAAGTGACGAATCACATTAGCAACGCCTTTGATGTTAACATCAATTAACTGCGAGAATTCATCCGATGGTATTTTCCACAAGGGTGCTGGATGATTCATTAAAGCGGCATTGTTGATCAATAAATCGGGCGAGCCATAGGTTGCGAGAATTCGCTCGACCCA
This portion of the Brasilonema sennae CENA114 genome encodes:
- a CDS encoding SDR family oxidoreductase; protein product: MTKQIVITGVSRGLGLAMTEQFIARGHTVIGCTRSTTAVEKLCQRFAAPHDFTSVDVADESTVQAWVERILATYGSPDLLINNAALMNHPAPLWKIPSDEFSQLIDVNIKGVANVIRHFVPAMIQRQQGIIVNFSSGWGRSTSPEVAPYCASKWAIEGLTRTLAQELPAGMAAIPLNPGIIYTKMLEICYGEDAALFTPLKKWVEKAVPFLLSLKPEDNGRALTVPN